From the Solanum lycopersicum chromosome 10, SLM_r2.1 genome, one window contains:
- the LOC101246388 gene encoding uncharacterized protein — MWYLCVFYHRLLDYRKPEVESLADLFSKDVTDLQCNGSLEWKLPKHHHPDSPFHFVNLPSEEIARSVANRSILVKGIFELWGEGSNFEELEESIRSYPDEKKLPYLTSDSTFKIAVETFGKVISFEEQTERIRSLSYIPFKGRVNLKNPYHTFWLIETDDYDSNNGLPPISGKRIFFGREIGTADRKLLPTYQLKSRTYLGPTAMDAEMAFLMANQAQVKSGKLVYDPFVGTGSILVAAAHYGAVTMGADIDIRVVRDGRGPDCNVWSNFKQYGLPMPIGLLRADNNLPPWRSGLNEIFDAIICDPPYGVRAGGRKSGGRKLLKGMIGPYTVPDDKRTGHIPSTAPYSLVECVHDLLDLAAKMLVIGGRLVYFYPVLREDESIETTFPEHPCFKLVAISEQLLSYRYSRVLLTMVKIGPYTEEIALAARIKHLEFKENHLKWLEEGNLHSAVFSPADNHLNGSGDTKTAKDSKARYRGKYV, encoded by the exons ATGTGGTATCTATGCGTGTTCTATCACAGGTTACTGGACTACAGGAAACCTGAAGTTGAATCTTTAGCAGACCTTTTCAGCAAAGACGTAACTGACTTACAATGCAATGGTTCACTTGAATGGAAGCTTCCAAAACATCATCATCCAGACTCTCCTTTTCACTTCGTTAATCTTCCTTCTGAAGAAATTGCTCGAAGTGTTGCTAACCGTA GTATTCTTGTAAAAGGGATCTTTGAACTCTGGGGAGAAGGAAGCAACTTTGAGGAATTAGAAGAGTCGATTAGAAGTTATCCAGACGAGAAGAAACTGCCATACCTGACATCTGATAGCACATTCAAGATTGCTGTTGAGACCTTTGGGAAGGTTATCAGCTTTGAGGAGCAAACTGAACGTATTCGATCACTATCCTACATTCCTTTCAAG GGCCGGGTCAACTTAAAGAATCCTTATCACACGTTCTGGCTCATAGAAACAGATGATTATGATTCTAACAATGGATTGCCACCCATTTCgggaaaaagaattttttttggtcGAGAGATTGGTACTGCTGATAGGAAGCTTTTGCCAACTTATCAGTTAAAAAGTCGTACTTATCTCGGGCCAACAGCCATGGATGCTGAAATGGCGTTCCTGATGGCTAACCAAGCACAGGTCAAATCTGGAAAGCTTGTCTATGACCCTTTTGTGGGCACAGGAAGCATTCTAGTTGCAGCAGCTCATTATGGAGCAGTGACAATG GGTGCAGATATTGACATTCGAGTAGTACGTGATGGCCGCGGTCCAGATTGTAATGTCTGGAGCAACTTCAAGCAG TACGGACTGCCAATGCCTATTGGTTTATTAAGGGCAGACAACAACCTTCCTCCTTGGCGTTCGGGGTTGAATGAG ATTTTTGATGCCATTATATGTGACCCTCCCTATGGAGTCCGTGCTGGAGGACGTAAATCTGGTGGCAGGAAGCTATTGAAAGGAATGATTGGTCCATATACAGTTCCTGATGACAAAAGGACAGGCCATATACCATCAACTGCTCCTTACAGCTTAGTGGAATGCGTGCATGATTTGCTTGACCTTGCTGCTAAGATGCTTGTGATTGGTGGCCGGCTTGTGTACTTCTATCCTGTATTAAGAGAGGATGAGTCAATTGAGACCACGTTTCCAGAGCACCCTTGTTTTAAGTTGGTTGCTATCTCAGAGCAGTTGCTGAGCTATAGGTACAGTCGGGTACTATTGACCATGGTCAAAATTGGACCATATACTGAAGAAATTGCATTAGCAGCTAGGATCAAACATTTGGAGTTCAAGGAAAACCATTTGAAGTGGTTAGAAGAAGGTAACCTTCATTCAGCAGTTTTTAGTCCTGCTGACAATCATCTTAACGGGTCAGGTGATACGAAGACTGCTAAAGATTCAAAGGCAAGGTATAGAGGCAAATATGTCTAG